Sequence from the Sphingosinicella ginsenosidimutans genome:
CGCGTGGGTCTGCCGATCATCGACCATCTGAAGCCGGTGCTCGATCGTCCGCTCGATCCGGTAGGCCGCGGCGAGGCTGTCGGCGACATGGGGCGCGATCCGGTCCGCGCGCTGCAGCGCCGCCAGCGCCGCCAGCGTCGATGGCGAGCGCAGCTCCGGCTCCCGCCCGCCATGGATGAGCTGGTGGATCTGGACGAAGAACTCGATCTCCCGGATCCCGCCACGGCCGCGCTTCAGGTCGAAGCCGGGGCCGAAGGCCTGCCCCCCCGCATAATGATCGCGGATCAGGTGGCTCATCGCCTGGATTTCGCCGATCGCGCCGAAATCCAGGCTCCGGCGCCACACGAAGGGGTGGATCGCCTCAAGGAAGTAGCGCCCCAGCGCCGCATCCCCCGCGCAGGCGCGGGCGCGGATGAAGGCCGCGCGCTCCCAGGGCAGCGCCGAGGATTCGTAATGGCTGATCGCCGCGTTCACCGGCAGCGCCACCGGCGTCACCTCCGGCGAGGGGCGCAGGCGCAGATCGACGCGGAAGGCGTAGCCGTCCTCGGTCCGCGCCTGGACGAGTTCGACGATCCGGTTCGACAGGCGCACCGCCGCCTGGATCGGTTCCTCGCGCGGCTTGCGCGGCAGCGTCTCGGGATCGAAGAGGAAGATGAGATCGACGTCCGAGGAATAATTGAGCTCGCCGCCGCCGAGCTTGCCGAGCGCGATGATGGCGAAACCCCGCGCCGCTTCGCCGGGCGTCCGTTCGGCGACCGCGGCGGCAATCGCCGTCTCCAGCGTTCGATCGGCGAGGCTGGAGAGCGCAGCCGTCACCTCTTCCAGCGACATCGCGCCGGCGAGATCGGCGATGCCGAGCGCGAGCGCATGGGCGGATCGCGTCCGGCGAACCGCCCGGGCCGGATCGTCGCTCGAATCCTCCGCGGCCGCGAGCGCGCCGGCGAGATCGCCCGCCTCGAGCCGCGCCGTCACCTCCGGAAAGCGCTCGCTCTCAAGGGCCAGGAAGGGCGAACAGGCCCGTGCGCGGGCAAGTGCCGCCGCGAAATCGCGCTCTGTTCGTGTCTCGATCATGCAACAGGTCCGGCGTGAAACCCGCCATGTTCGCCGCCGATTTGCAACCCCGGCGCCGCTTCGCACGTTGAGCGAGCGTGGAAAAATGTGCATCCAGTGTTGAAACGATGACCTATCGCCAGACCCGGCATTTCGTGCGCGCCGCGCCGCCGCCTGTCCATGCCGGGCTCGGCCGGGCATTGCGCCGCGCCTTTCCCGTCGATCGGGATCCGGCGCTCGAAGCTCTGGAAGATTTGCTGTCGCGGATCGATTAGGCGGCGTCGCTGCTTCGATCGCGGGACAATTCGTCCACTTCACCCATGATCGTCTGCAGCGCCGAACGGTCGCTTGACGGCATGTCGCGGCGCGACGGCAGCTTGCCGTCGGCGAGCAGGCCCTCGAGCGCCACGCGCCCGCGCGCCACCCGGCTCTTGATCGTGCCGACCGCGCAGCCGCAGATCTCGGCCGCTTCCTCATAGGCGAAGCCGCCGGCGCCGACCAGGATCAGCGCCTCGCGCTGCGGCTGGGGAAGGTGCATCAGCGCGCGCTGCATGTCGCCAAGCTCGATATGCCGGTCCTGGCTGGCGGGCGCGGCAAGCAGGCGCGAGGCGGTCAGCTCGTCCCATTCGCCCTTGAAGCGCGCGCGGCGCATCTGGCTGAGGAACAGGTTCCTGAGGATGATGAAGGTCCAGGCGCGCATGTTGGTGCCGGCCTGGAATCGCTTGCGCGCCGCCCACGCCTTGAGCAGCGTTTCCTGCACCAGATCGTCCGCGAGATCGCGGCTGCCGGACAGCGAGCGGCCGAAGGCGCGCAGATGCGGGATCACGAGCGCAAGCTGCTCCTTGAACTCCCGATCGGAGAGCGGGACGAGTTCCTCGCCGCCCTCGCGTTTGTTGTCGTCGGCGGGAATCGTGCCCGTCATGCAATGCCTCGATTACGCTGTTACGCTGTGCGCCGGTCGTGTCGCTCTGCCGGGCCTTGGCGCCCGATCGCGATGGTCAGCGAAACACAAAATAGATGATGATGAAGAGCACCACCACAAGAGCCGTCCCCCAGGTGAGCACGTGACGCGTCACATGGGGGGTCGATCCGGCGCGGGCATCGCTGGTGCCGATATGTTTCGGTTCGTCCGGCATTGCCACCTTTCCGCGAGTTCCATTCGTTACAGGGGCAACGCCTCCGCCGACGGCCGGTTCCGCCGATCAGGCCGGAACCGTCGCAGAGTCGAAGAAAAGCGCCTGGGCGATCTGCGCCTTCACGGTCGAGCGCTGGAACGGCTTGGTGATGAGGAAGGTCGGCTCCGGCCGCTCCCCGGTGAGAAGCCGTTCGGGGAAGGCGGTGATGAAGATCACCGGCACGCTGAACTGCGCGAGAATGTCCTTCACCGCGTCGATGCCGGAGCTGTCGTCGGCAAGCTGGATGTCGGCGAGGACCAGCCCGGGCCGGCGGGCCATTGCCTGCTGAACCGCCTCGTCACGGGTCACGGCGACGCCGGTGACGTTGTGGCCGAGATCGCGAACGATCGTTTCGATGTCCATGGCGATGATCGGCTCGTCCTCGATGATGAGGACGTCGGCGCGGGTCTGCCGCTCGATCTCGGCGAGCGCCTCGGCGACCAGTGACTCGACCTCTTCGGGAGAGGCGTCGATCAGATAGCCGGCGTCCTCGGGCGTGAATCCTTCCATCGCGGTCAGGAGCAGCGCCTGGCGGGGCAGCGGGGTGATCCGCGACAGCCGCGCCTGCGCGATCCCTTCCGCGTCGCCGGCCGCCGCATGGCCCGGCTCCTCCTCGACATTGGCCGAGGACCAGATCGCGTGGAACGTCTTGTAGAGGCCGAGGCGCGGATCGACGCTCCTTGGAAACTGGTCCGGCGCGGCGACGATCGCCTCCAGCGTCGCGCGAACGAAGGCGTCGCCATGTTGCTGGCTGCCGGTAAGGGCGCGGGCATAACGGCGCAGGAACGGCAGATGAGGCCTGAGGTCGTCACCGAGCGACATGTGTGTGCTTCCTTCTCTCTATCCCGGCGGGATTAACGACCGCGCAGTGCAAGGTAAGCCTCGCCCCCGGCCCATCGTCAATGTTCAATCGGGCGAAGGCCCGACCCCGCTTCGGTGCAAGGGTGGAACCATCGGCGGAGTTTTTTGTTTCCAAGGCCGCACCCGGCGATTAATTCGACCGCCGCTGGTGCGGTGCCTGTTCGGCGGGGACGGCTGGAAAAAGTTGCTCTTGCGGTCGGTTGGGTGCGATGTTTGCGCAATTGCGGCACGGCCGTGGGGTAGGAAAGAATTGAGCCTGCAGGACGACAAGGATTCCACGCGCCGTCGCAAGCCCGCTACGAGTCCGGAGGGGAAGCCATCCGCGCGCGCCCGTCGCAAGCCGCCGTCCGGCGACGTCGGCCGCGCCCTTCGATCCGCTTATCGCGAGGTCGTCGAAGAGGATATTCCGCCCGAAATGATCGACCTGCTCGGAAAGCTCGGTTAGGCGTCGCCGTGAGCGGACGCCCGTGCTGACTCCCGAGGAAGGCGAAATCCGAGGCTCCGGATGGGCGCGACTGCCGACGGCGGTCAAGATGCTCGTCATCCTGTCGCTCGGCCTGCTCCCGCTCGGCGTCGCCGCCATCTTCGCCTCGATCGGCAACGCGCGCGAGAACCGCGCCCAGGGGATCGTCCAGGCGCGCGCGCTTCTCGCGGTCCATTCGCAGCGCCTGTCGCTCGGCCTGTCGCGAACCGCCTATACGATCCGCGCGGCCCGCGATGCGATCGCCGAATCGAGCGAGGGAAGCGGCCTGTGCAAACGGTCGCTCGATCGCCTGGCTCGCCTGCCCGAGCCGCACGGGCGATTCGTCCTCTACGGCGCCGGCAACCGGCCCCGCTGCGCGTCCGAAGGCTTCGCGCCGCCGCCCGTGCCGGACGCGGACGGCGCCCCGGCCCACGCCCGGATCCTGCCGGGCGGCGCAGGCCTGCGGATCTTCCTCTACAGCGGCACCGGCGAGATCGAGGGAGTCGCCGAATATCAGCGCGCCGCGATCGCCCGCGCGGTCGACAACCCGCCGCTCGATGGCGATTTCGGCCTGGAGCTGGTCCAGGGCGGCCTCGTCATGCCGCTTCGCGAAATCCCCGCCAGCGGCTCTCTCAGCCACGAGATCATCGTCGACGAACCGATGACCAATGGCGAGTTCGTGCTGCGCCTCCACACCGCGGTCGCGCCACTGTCCTGGCTCGATGTGCTGGTGGTGATCGCGCCGGTGCTGATCTGGCTGTGGGCCTCGATCGTGGTCTGGCTGCTCGTCCAGCGTCTGCTGCTCCGGCCGCTGCGTCGGCTTCAGCGCGTGGTCTCCACCTATCGACCCGGCGAAGGCCCCGTCGCGCTTCCCGCCGTGCGCAGCCCGGCGCGCGAGATCGGCGCGCTTGGCGCCGCCTTCGCCGAAGTCACCCGCACGGTCGCGCGACACGAGGCCGATCTCGAAGCGGCCGTCGAACGCCAGACGCGGCTGGTCCGCGAGGTCCACCATCGGGTGAAGAACAACCTTCAGGTCGTCTCGTCGCTGCTCAACCTCCATTCGCGCGGGTCGTCGGACGAGGCGGTCGCCGCCGCTTATGCTTCGATCCAGCGCCGCGTCGACGCGCTCGCCGTCGTCCACCGCAACCATTATGCGGAGTTCGAGGCCAATCGCGGCGTCGCGTTGAAGCCGCTCCTGTCCGAGCTGGCCGCCAATCTGCGCGCCACCGCCCCGGCCAGCGCCGCGGCCATGCAGATCCGGCTCGATATCGCGCCGGTCCACGCGACCCAGGATGTCGCCGTTCCGGTCGCCTTCCTCGTCACCGAGATCGCCGAGTTCGGGATGCTCTGCGGCGCCGCCGAAACCTCGATCGTGCTCGAACCGGTCGAGGCCGGAAAGGCACGCCTTGCGATCACGCTCGGAACGCCGGCAGGCGGCCTCACCTGCGCTGGCGCGATCGTCGAGCGGTTCGAGCGGATCGTCATCGGCCTCTCGCGTCAGCTGAGGTCCCAGCTCGAACAGGACGAGGCGCGCGGCCTCTACGCCGTCATCATCCCGACAATCTGACCGGCCGGGTTGACCCCGCCGGGCAACCCGCACACTCTTCCCCTTCATCCATCGACAAGGGGGAAATCTGCCATGCGCTTTGCCGCGATCATCTCGAGCCTGCTCGCCACCGCCGCGACCGCGCAACCACCGGCGCAGGCACCCGATCGCTGGCACCAGGAGGCGCGCGAGATCTACCGCGAGGCGGTGAACACGCCGACGGTGCAGGGCCGCGGACAGGTGCCGGCGCTCGCCGAGGCGCTGGCCCGCCGCTTCCGCGCCGCCGGCTTCACCGATGTCACCATCCATCCCTATGACGTGGTGCGGCCCGACGATCATACCGCCGCGCTGATCGTGCGCTGGCCGGCCGCGCATCCTTCGGGGCGCAAGGCGATGCTGCTGATGGCGCATATGGACGTGGTCGAGGCGCGGCGCGAGGATTGGTCGCGCGATCCGTTCGAGCTCGGCGAGGCCGACGGCTATTTCTACGGGCGCGGCACGGGCGACGACAAGATGGGCGTGATCGCGATCACCACCGCCCTCCTGCGGCTCAAGGCCGAAGGCTTCCAGCCCGATCGCGACATCATCGTCCTGTTCACCGGCGACGAGGAAACCGGCGGCCGCGGGGCCGAGCTCGCCGCCAACCAATGGCTCGATACGTCGCAGATCGATTTCGCGCTGAACGGCGACGCCGGCGGCGGGGCGTTCGACGAATCGGGTCACCTGCTCGGCTTCGGCATCCAGACCTCCGAAAAGATCTACCAGGATTACACCCTCACCGCGACCAATCCCGGGGGCCACAGTTCGCGGCCGCGCCCGGACAATGCGATCTATGCGCTTGCCCACACGCTCGACCGTCTCGAACAATATCGCTTCGCGCCGATGCAGAATGAAACCACGCGGGCCTATTTCGCCCATCGCGCCACCACCGCCGATCCGGCGCTCGCCGCGCTGATCCGCCGCTGGCTCGCCAATCCCGACGATGGCGCGGCGGCCGACGCGATCGAGGCGTCGCCGACCGAGACGGGGCTCACCCGCACCCGCTGCGTCGCGACCCGCCTCGCCGGCGGCCATGCCAACAATGCGCTCCCGCAGCTTGCGACCGCCAACGTCAATTGCCGTATCTTCCCGGGCGTCGATCCGGCCACCGTGCTCGCGACGCTGCGTGAGATCGGCGCTCCCGATCATGTGAGCGTCGAGCCGGTCGAGGTCGCGCACCCCTCCGGTCCCTCGCCGCTCCGGCCCGACGTGGTCGGCGCCTTTACGGCGGCGGTTCACGCCCGCCATCCCGGCGCCGCGATCGTCCCCGACATGAGCGCCGGCGCGACCGACGGCCTCTATTTCCGGGTGCGCGGGGTGCCGGTCTACGGCGTCGAGGGATCGTGGATCGTCACCCCGATCGACGAGCGCGCCCATGGCCGCGACGAGCGTCTTCCGGTCCGCGCGTTCGACGAGGATCTCGATCACTGGACCGACATGATCCGCCGTCTCGCGCGCTGATCCGGGGTTCCAAAATTTTTTCGGAAACGGGGGGAACCGATGCCGGGGAGGCTCGTTGTCAGCCTCGGATAGTGACCTTTTGCCCCCCCCGCTCTCGCTATCCAGAACATGGGCCCGGATGCGCGAACCTCCCCCCCGGTAGCGCATCCGGGTCCGATTTCGTTTGGGGCCTCTCTCCTTCCCGCGCCTAAGTCACGGTTTCGGAACCGGAATCACGTCCGGTGCTTTATAGCCTCGTGCGCGGATCGGCGCCTGCCGCCCGTGCGATCCGATCGAGGAGAGGAACGATGAAGGCATTGGTGATGATCGTGGCGCTGACGGGCGGTCTCGCGCTCGCTGCGTGCAACACGGTGCGCGGCGCCGGCCAGGACGTCCAGTCGGCCGCCAATGCGACCGACAACGCGATGCACGGCGACTGAGCAAAAGCGTTCGACGACGACGCCCTTCCTGCTAGACAGGCCGATGCCGGAGACGGGGCTTATCCGTCGCGCGGCTGGTTTCAGGGAGGGAAGTTATGAGGACCTTGTTGATGGCCGCGGCGCTCACCTTCGGGCTGACGCTGGGGGCGTGCAACACGGTGCGCGGCGTCGGCCAGGACGTGCAGTCGGCGGCGGACGCCACCGACAACGCGATCCACGGCCGCTAAGGCCTGGCACAGGGGACGTCGCCGGCGGCGGCGTTCCCGTCAGGCGCCCGGCGCCGGGTTGCGCGCGCGGCGCTTCTCGGTGAACCAGATCGCGACCAGCGAGAGTTCGTAGAGCGCGATCAGCGGCCCGGCGAGCAGCAGCATCGAGAAGACGTCGGGCGGCGTGAGCACCGCCGCGACGATGGTCGCGATCACCCAGGCATAGCGGCGGCCGCGAGCCAGCGCGCTGCGCGTCACCAGCCCGGCGCGCTCGAGCAGCATCAGCAGCACCGGCAGCAGGAAGGCGACGCCGAAACCGAAGATGAAGTGCATCGAGAAATCGAGATAATTGCCGATCGCCGGCAGCGCCGTCTGCTGCACGCCGCCGATCTCGCCCTGGTAGCTCAGCAGGAAATGCAGCGCGATCGGCATCGCCACGAAATAGGCGAGCGATGCGCCCATCAGGAACAGGAAGGGCGTCATCACCAGGAAGGGCAGGAAGGCCCTTTTCTCGCGCGAATAAAGGCCCGGGGCGACGAACAGCCAGATCTGGATCGCGATGATCGGAAAGGCGATCATCAACGCCGCGAAGAAGGCGACCTTGATCTCGACGAAGAAGGCTTCGAACACCGCGGTGTAGATGAGCTGGCGCTGCCCCGCCTCGACGAGCGGCCGCACCAGGAAGCCGAAGATCGGCCGCGCGAAATAAAGGCACACGCCGAACGCGACGGCGAGCGCGGCCGCGGCCCAGAGCAATCGCCGGCGAAGCTCGATCAGATGATCGAGCAGCGGCGCCTTGCTCTTTTCGAGCTCGGCCTCCTCGGCGGCGCGATCGATGTCGCTCATGGCTTGCGATCCGGCGCGCCCGGGGCCGCGCGACGAGGCACCGGCGGCGCGGCGCGGCGCACGGTGCGGCGGCGCGGCGAGGATGCGGGCGATCGCGGCGTCGTCACCGGGGCGTCGTCAGCGGGCGCCGGCGACTTCCCGGCCGAACCGGACTCCGCAGGCGATCCGGCGACCCCGCCTTCCGCGCCCTCGCCCTTGCCGGGGGCCGGCTCGGCCGGCGTTCCCTTTCCCCAGTCGCTTTCCGGCGACGAAGGCGCTTTGGGCGGGTGCATCCGCATGATCCGCTCATTGTCCTCGCGCCACTTCTTTTCCATCTCCTCGAGCTCGGACTCGCGGATCATCGCGTCGAAGCCGGAGCGGAAGTGGCGCGCCATGCCGCGCGCCTGGCCGACCCAGTGGCCGACCGTGCGCATGACGCGCGGCAGATCCTTTGGCCCGATCACGACGAGCGCGACCAGGGCGATGACCATCAGCTCGCCGGAATCGATTCCGAACATCCGCCCCTCCGGCGCCGGGGCGCCGCCTAGTGCCGGTCGGCTTCGCTGGCGGAGCCGCGCTCGGCCGCCGGCGCTTCATCGGCCCGCGGCGCGGCGTCGATCACCCGCTCGTCCGACAGGCGCCGCGGCGGCGCCGGCGTCTCGTCGTCCTCGGCCAGCCCCTTCTTGAAGCTCTTGATGCCTTTGGCGACGTCGCCCATCAGGTTCGACACGCGGCCCGATCCGAACAGCAGCACGATCAACGCGACAACGATGATCCAGTGAATTGGGGATCCGAATCCCATGAAAGAATCTCCTTGAGGGAAAACCCAAGCTAGGCGTCTTCGTCGCCGGTTTCCAGTTCGGCCTCTTCATCGCCCTCGCCGACGAGCCGATCGAAGGCCAGATCGACCGGATCGAGCAGCCCCGCGGCCTTGAGATCGTCGATGCCGGGCAGGTCGCGGCGGCTCGCCAGCCCGAAATGGGTGAGGAATTCCTGCGTCGTCGCATAGGTGAGCGGTCGCCCCGGCGCCTCGCGCCGACCGGCGGGGCGGACCCAGCCCGCCTCCATCAGCACGTCGATCGTCCCCTTGGAAATCTGCACGCCCCTTATCGCCTCGATCTCCGCGCGGCTCACCGGTTCGTGATAGGCGATGATCGCCAGGGTCTCGACCGCGGCGCGAGACAGCTTGCGGCTCTCCTCCCGCTCGCGCCGAAGGACCGAGGCGAGATCGGCTGCGGTCTGGAAATGCCAGCGCGCGCCGCGCTCGACCAGCTCGATGCCGCGCCCGGCATAATGATCGGAGAGCTCCGCCAGCGCCGCCCTCACGTCGACGCCCTCGCCGACATAAGCGGCGATGTCGGTCAGGCCGAGCGGCTCCTTCGCGGCGAACAAGGCCGCCTCGACCGCGCGCACGCCATCGGCCATCTCCTTCATGCGGCCCTCACGTAGAGCGGCGCGAAATTGGCCTCCTGCGCGATCGCGACCCGGCCGAGCCGCGCCAGTTCGAGCGTCGCGACGAAGCTCGAGGCGAGCGCCGACTTGCGATAGTCCGCATCCTGCGTCTCCGGCAGGAAGGCGCCGAGCTCGGTCCAGTCGAGCTTCGCGCCGATCAGCCGTTCGAGCCGCGTGATCGCCTCGTCGAGCGTCATCACCGGGCGCCGCGCGACGACGTGGATCGCCGGTTCGCCGCGGGCGCGGACGATGCCATAAGCCGAGATGAGGTCGTAGAGATCGGCCTGCCAGGCGGAGCGGCGCACCACCGTCAGCCCCTCCGGCGCGCCGCGCAGGAAAACGTCGCGGCCGATCCGGTCGCGCGCCACGAGCCGCGCCCCGGCCTCCCGCATCGCCTGCAGCCGCTGGAGCCTGAGCTGCAGCCGCGTCGCCAGCTCCTCCGGGCTCGGATCGACCGTCGGATCCTTGGGCAGGAGCAGGCAGGATTTGAGATAGGCGAGCCAGGCCGCCATCACGAGATAGTCGGCGGCGATCTCCAGCTTCAGCCGCTTCGCATCGGCGATGAACGCGAGATATTGCTCGACCAGCGCCAGGATCGAGATTTTCGCCAAATCGACCTTCTGCGCCCGCGCGAGCGTCAGCAGCAGGTCCAGCGGCCCCTCCCACCCGTCCAGGTCGAGCGTCAGGCGGTCCGACTCGGCGACCGGCGGGGCAACCTCGAATGGTTCTTCCTCGTCCACGCCCGAAGATTAGGGGCTCGCCCGGCCGATGTCGAAAGGATTGAACGACTTTTCCACAGCCGGAATCCGGGGGCGCACGCCATCCGTCCGCGAAATCTGCGTGCGCGCTGCAACCCGATCGCCCTGAAGTCGTTAGGCGGCCAGAACGGATAACAGGGAGAGATTGCCGTGCTCGGAACCATCCTCATCATCGTCCTGATCCTGCTCCTGATCGGCGCGCTGCCGTCCTGGGGCTACAGCCGGTCCTGGGGATACGGTCCGTCGGGCGGGATCGGCCTCATCGTCATCATCCTGATCATCCTGGTCCTGCTCGGCCGAATCTGACGCCGAGGTCATTTGACAAAGGGGGGCGGCTGCCCGAAGCCGGAGGCATGATCCTCGCCGCTTCGCTCGTGGCCGCCCTCCTCGCTTCGGCCGAGGCCGATGCGACGCCGATGCGCGAGATCGAGGTGCAGGCGGCGTTCCAGTCGAGCGCGTCCGGGCTCACCGAGCTGCTCAGCAACGCGGACTATCCGGCCGATGCCCGGCGCAATCGCGAACAGGGTCTGGTGCGCTTCCGCATCGTCATCGGGACCGACGGGCGCGTCAGCGACTGCACCGTGACGGGGAGCAGCGGCCACGCCACGCTGGACGCGGCGACCTGCGCGCTCGCCCGCGAACGGTTCCGTTTCGTCCCGGGCCGCGACGAGCTCAACCTGCCGACGTCCAGCCTGGGCGACTACGTGATGATCTGGCGGCTGCCCGGCTAGACGAGCGCGAGCAGCGCGTCGCGCTTGGCCGCGAGCATGTCGAATTCGCCAGCCCCCTTCCCGGCCCGCGTCATGGCGCGCGCCAGCCGGTCGACGGCGGCCGGGCTCATCTCGCCGAGCGCCTCGGCGACGGCTTCATTGTCGGCAAGGTCGCCCGAACAGGCGAGCACGACATCGCATCCGGCCGCGATCGCATCGCGCGCGCGCCGGCCAGGCGGCCCCGCCAGGGCCGCCATCGCGATGTCGTCGCTCATCAGCAGCCCCTCGAAGCCGATCCGGCCGCGGATCACCTCTTCGATGATCGTCGGCGAAAGCGTCGCCGGCCGATCGGCGTCCCAGGCCGGGTAGAGGACATGCGCCGTCATCGCCATTGGCGCCCCCCGGCAGGCGCGGAACGGCGCGAGGTCCGCCCCCAGCGCCTCGGCGCCCGCGGCGACGACCGGCAATTCCTTGTGGCTGTCCGCCGGCGCGCGGCCGTGGCCGGGGACATGCTTGATGACGCCGATGCAGCCGCCGGCCTCCAGCCCATCCAGCATGGCGCGCCCGAGCGCGGCCACCTGCATGGCTTCGCGCCCGAGCGCCCGATCGCCGATCACCGCGTCCGCGCCCGGCGCCGGCATGTCGAGCACCGGCAGGCAATCGACGTTGATCCCGACCTCGGCGAGCATGATGGCTATCGCATGCGCGTTGGCCCGCGCTGCCTCGATCGCGCTCATCGGCGCCCTTTCGTAGAGCGCCGCGAAGCGCGCGGCGGCCGGGAAGGCCGGCCAGTGCGGCGGCCCGAGCCGTGCGATCCGGCCGCCTTCCTGATCGATCAGGATCGGCAGATCGTCCCGCCCGGCGAGATCGCGCAGGCTGTCGGTCAGCGCGCGAAGCTGCGCCTTGTCGGCGACATTGCGCGCGAACAGGATGAAGCCGGCAGGATCGGCGGCGCGGAAGAAGGCGCGCTCGTCGGCAGTGAGGGACGGGCCAGAAAGCCCGAGGATCGCGGGAAGCATCCGGGCGCCATAGCAATCCCCTCCCGATCGCGGGAGAGGCGTGCGCGTCAGCCGACGACCGAGCAGGCCTCGCCGGCGATCTGGAGGCGGCGGCACACGTCCGCGGCGCCCGGCCCGCTGGCGCGCAGCCGATAGAGCGTGCGTCCGCCGGACTGGACGGGGATCACGCTGTGGCTGAGTGGCGCGAGATAGCGGAAGCGGCCGGAAAGGCCGGTCCAGGCGCGGTTGGCGCTCGCCTGGCTCGAAAAGGCGCCGAGCTGGATCGAGCCGCCGCCGGCTGTCGGCGCCTGGGCCTGCGCGGGAGCGGGGGCCGGCGCGGGAGCCGGGGCAGGTACCGGGCGCTGCGGTTGCGCGGCGGTCGCGGCGCCGTTCGCGGCAGCCGCGTCGCTTGCGGTCCGCGTCACTGGCGCTTCCGGCACCGCGCCCGGATTGAGCTGTGCCTGCGGCTGTGCGCCCTCGCTCGCCGCATAAGCGGTGTCGCCGGTCCCCTGGACGTTCATCCCGCCGGGATTGTCCGGCCGGACCTTGTAATCGCCTTCGGGTGCGGCGATCACCTCGCCATTGCCGTCCTCGCGATTGCGATTGCCGAGCCAGAACAGCCCGCCGACGATCAGCGCGATGGCGACGAGCCCGATCACCACCGAGGCGATCAGCTTCAGGGCCGAAGGCCCCTCCCGCTCATCCTCTTCCTCGACCGCTTCCAGCCAGGGCAGGCGATCCTCGTCCGGCCCCTCGACCTCGAACGTGTCGTCGGCATCGATATCGAACCCCGCGTCCGACCCCCGCTCGTCGCCCACCATCACTGCATCTCCTCGGCCGCCTCCACCCCCATGATGGCGAGGCCATTTCGAACAACCTGCCCGATCGCTTCGGCCAATTCCAGCCGCGATCGTGTCAGATCGGGACGCTGTCCCACCAGGAAACGCTTTTCGGGATCGTCATTGCCCTTGTTCCACTGGGCGTGGAAGGCCGCCGCGAGATCGCCGAGATAGAAGGCGATGCGGTGCGGCTCATGCGCCGCCGCCGCGCCCTCGACGACGCGCGGAAACTGCGCGGCGAGCTTGACCAGATCGAGCTCGTCCGCATCGAGCAGCGACAGATCCGCCGCGGCCGGCAGCGCCAGCCCCTCCTCCTTGGCGCGCCGCTGAAGCGAGCGGATCCGGGCATGGGCATATTGGACGTAGAAGACCGGATTGTCCTTCGAGGCTTCGACCACCTTGGCGAAATCGAAGTCCATCTGCGCGTCGGCCTTGCGGGTCAGCATGGTGAAGCGCACCACGTCCTTGCCGACCTCGCGCACCACATCCGCCAGCGTCACGAAATTGCCCGCGCGCTTCGACATCTTCACCGGCTCGCCGGCGCGCAGCAGCCGCACCATCTGGACGAGCTTCACGTCGAACGGCGTGCGCCCCTCCGTCAGCGCCGCGACCGCCGCCTTGATCCGCTTCACCGTCCCGGCATGGTCGGCGCCCCAGATGTCGATCAGCTGGTCCGCCTCCCGCGCTTTCTGGAAATGATAGGCGAGGTCGGCGCCGAAATAGGTCCAGCTGCCGTCGGATTTCCTGATCGGCCGGTCCTGGTCGTCGCCGAACCGGGTGGCGCGGAACAGCGGCAGCTCGACCGGCTCCCAATCCTCGGGCGTCTCGCCCTTCGGCGCCTCCAGCACCCCGTCATAGACGAGGTCGCGCGCGCGCAGCCACGCCTCGGCCTCGGCCGGCTTGCCTTCCGCCTGGAGCTCGGCCTCCGATGCGAAAATCTCGTGGCGGATGCCGAGCAAGGCGAGGTCCGCCTTGATCATCGCCAGCATGTCCGCGACCGCTTCGCGGCGGAACAAGGCCAGCCACTC
This genomic interval carries:
- the argS gene encoding arginine--tRNA ligase encodes the protein MTLYARFAAHVDDALNALEAEGVLARGIERGAVAVEPPRDPSHGDLATNAAMVLAKRAGMNPRALAEAIAAKLGAVGEVASVEIAGPGFINLRLARGVWEEELSAILAAGGDYGRSNLGGGQMVNVEYVSANPTGPMHMGHCRGAVVGDALASLLEYAGYKVRREYYVNDAGGQVDVLARSAHLRYREALGEDIGEIPEGLYPGDYLKPVGERLAREHGDAFVGKPESEWLALFRREAVADMLAMIKADLALLGIRHEIFASEAELQAEGKPAEAEAWLRARDLVYDGVLEAPKGETPEDWEPVELPLFRATRFGDDQDRPIRKSDGSWTYFGADLAYHFQKAREADQLIDIWGADHAGTVKRIKAAVAALTEGRTPFDVKLVQMVRLLRAGEPVKMSKRAGNFVTLADVVREVGKDVVRFTMLTRKADAQMDFDFAKVVEASKDNPVFYVQYAHARIRSLQRRAKEEGLALPAAADLSLLDADELDLVKLAAQFPRVVEGAAAAHEPHRIAFYLGDLAAAFHAQWNKGNDDPEKRFLVGQRPDLTRSRLELAEAIGQVVRNGLAIMGVEAAEEMQ